One part of the Suncus etruscus isolate mSunEtr1 chromosome 2, mSunEtr1.pri.cur, whole genome shotgun sequence genome encodes these proteins:
- the NFATC4 gene encoding nuclear factor of activated T-cells, cytoplasmic 4 isoform X1, producing the protein MGAASCEDEDLEFKLVFGEEKEAPPLGAGGSGEELDSEDAPPCCRLTLGEPPSYGATPIGIPRPPPPRPGMHSPPPRPAPPSPGTWESQPARSVRLGGAGAGAGGAGGGRVLECPSIRITSISPTPDPPAALDDHPDVWADGSPREYPAPEGFGGYREAGGPGAGPFFSPSPGSSSLSSWSFFSDASDEAALYAACDEVESELNEAASRFGLGSPLPSPRASPRPWTPDDPWSLYGPSPGGRGPEDSWLLLSAPGPSPASPRPASPCGKRRYSSSGTPSSASPALSRRGSLGEEGPEPPPPPPLPLARDPGSPGPFDYVGAPPAESIPQKTRRTSSEQAVALPRPDEPAPCNGKLPAGPPEEAAAPPGGPRKEVAAMDYLAVPSPLAWSKARIGGHSPIFRTSALPPLDWPLPSQYEQLELRIEVQPRAHHRAHYETEGSRGAVKAAPGGHPVVKLLGYSEKPLTLQMFIGTADERNLRPHAFYQVHRITGKMVATASYEAVVSGTKVLEMTLLPENNMAANIDCAGILKLRNSDIELRKGETDIGRKNTRVRLVFRVHVPQGSGKVISVQTASVPIECSQRSAQELPQVEAYSPSACSVRGGEELVLTGSNFLPDSKVVFIERGPDGKLQWEEEATVNRVQSNEVTLTLTVPEYSNKRVSRPVQVYFYVSNGRRKRSPTQSFKFLPVIFKEEPLPDSSSLRGFPSAPRPPFGTDMDFSPPRPPYPTYPPEDPAYETPYMSEGFSYGTPPLYSQTGPPPSYRPGLRMFPETGGTTGCGRPSPVPFLPRPFPSDPYGGRGSPFPLGLPFPPPAPFRPPLPSSPPLEGPFPPQNVHPPPPEGYNEVGPSYGPGEGAPEQEKARGSYSSGFRDSVPIQGITLEEVSEIIGRDLSGFPAPPEEPPA; encoded by the exons ATGGGGGCCGCGAGCTGCGAGGATGAGGACCTGGAGTTTAAACTGGTGTtcggggaggagaaggaggcccCCCCGCTGGGCGCGGGGGGCTCTGGGGAAG AACTGGACTCGGAGGACGCCCCGCCATGCTGCCGCCTGACCCTGGGGGAGCCCCCGTCCTACGGTGCCACCCCCATCGGCATCCCCCGGCCGCCGCCGCCAAGGCCGGGCATGCACTCGCCGCCGCCCCGGCCCGCGCCGCCGTCCCCGGGCACCTGGGAGAGCCAGCCGGCGCGCTCCGTGAGGCTggggggcgcgggcgcgggcgcggggggCGCCGGGGGCGGCCGCGTGCTCGAGTGCCCCAGCATCCGCATCACGTCCATCTCCCCCACTCCCGACCCTCCTGCCGCGCTCGACGACCACCCCGACGTCTGGGCCGACGGCTCTCCCCGGGAGTACCCCGCACCCGAGGGCTTCGGGGGCTACCGAGAGGCCGGCGGCCCGGGCGCGGGCCCCTTCTTCAGCCCGAGCCCCGGCAGCAGCAGCCTGTCCTCCTGGAGCTTCTTCTCCGACGCCTCGGACGAGgcggccttgtatgcagcctgcGACGAGGTGGAGTCGGAGCTCAACGAGGCCGCCTCCCGCTTCGGCCTAGGCTCCCCGCTGCCCTCGCCCCGGGCGTCCCCGAGGCCCTGGACCCCCGACGACCCCTGGAGCCTGTATGGCCCCAGTCCCGGGGGTCGGGGACCTGAGGACAGCTGGCTGCTCCTCAGCGCCCCCGGGCCCAGCCCGGCCTCCCCGCGGCCGGCCTCGCCTTGCGGCAAGCGGCGCTACTCCAGCTCGGGGACCCCGTCGTCCGCCTCCCCGGCTCTGTCCCGGCGGGGCAGCCTGGGGGAGGAAGGTCCTGAGCCCCCTCCACCCCCGCCGTTGCCCCTGGCCCGGGATCCCGGCTCTCCCGGCCCCTTTGACTATGTGGGGGCGCCCCCCGCCGAGAGCATCCCCCAGAAGACCCGGAGGACTTCTAGCGAGCAGGCAGTGGCTCTGCCTCGGCCCGACGAGCCTGCCCCGTGCAATGGGAAGCTGCCTGCAGGGCCGCCCGAGGAGGCCGCTGCTCCTCCGGGGGGCCCTCGGAAGGAGGTGGCAGCCATGGACTACTTGGCTGTGCCCTCCCCACTCGCTTGGTCCAAAGCCCGGATTGGGGGACACAGCCCCATCTTCAG GACCTCTGCGCTTCCCCCACTCGACTGGCCGCTGCCCAGCCAGTATGAGCAGCTGGAGCTGAGGATCGAGGTGCAGCCCAGAGCCCACCACCGGGCCCACTATGAAACAGAGGGCAGCAGGGGAGCTGTCAAGGCTGCCCCTGGTGGTCACCCTGTGGTCAAG CTCCTGGGCTACAGCGAGAAGCCCCTGACCCTGCAGATGTTCATTGGCACAGCTGATGAGAGGAACCTGAGACCTCATGCCTTCTACCAGGTACACCGGATCACTGGCAAGATGGTGGCCACGGCCAGCTACGAGGCTGTGGTCAGTGGCACTAAGGTGCTAGAGATGACGCTGCTTCCTGAGAACAACATGGCAGCCAA CATCGACTGTGCTGGAATTCTGAAGCTTAGGAATTCAGACATTGAGCTGCGCAAGGGTGAGACAGACATCGGGCGCAAGAACACGAGAGTACGGCTGGTGTTCCGGGTGCATGTGCCACAGGGCAGCGGGAAGGTCATCTCCGTGCAGACTGCATCGGTGCCCATCGAGTGCT CCCAGCGTTCTGCCCAGGAGCTGCCACAGGTAGAGGCCTACAGCCCTAGCGCCTGCTCCGTGCGAGGAGGGGAGGAGCTCGTGCTGACTGGATCCAACTTCCTACCAGACTCCAAGGTGGTGTTCATCGAGAGAGGCCCTG ATGGAAAGCTACAGTGGGAAGAGGAGGCTACGGTGAATAGGGTGCAAAGCAATGAG GTGACGCTGACCCTGACTGTCCCTGAGTACAGCAACAAGCGGGTATCCCGGCCAGTCCAAGTTTACTTTTACGTCTCCAATGGACGGAGGAAGCGCAGCCCGACCCAGAGCTTCAAGTTTCTTCCTG TGATCTTCAAAGAGGAGCCTCTGCCCGATTCATCATCTCTCCGGGGCTTCCCTTCAGCACCACGTCCCCCCTTTGGCACTGACATGGACTTCTCACCTCCCAGACCTCCCTACCCCACTTATCCTCCTGAAGACCCTGCTTATGAAACTCCTTACATGTCAGAGGGCTTCAGCTATGGCACACCCCCTTTGTACTCCCAGACAGGGCCCCCACCATCCTACAGACCTGGCCTGCGGATGTTCCCTGAGACTGGGGGTACTACAGGCTGTGGTCGCCCATCTCCAGTGCCCTTCCTTCCCCGGCCCTTCCCTAGTGACCCTTATGGAGGACGGGGCTCCCCATTTCCCTTGGGGCTGCCGTTCCCCCCTCCAGCCCCTTTTCGACCTCCACTGCCATCATCCCCACCACTTGAAGGCCCCTTCCCTCCCCAGAATGTCCACCCTCCACCTCCTGAGGGCTACAATGAGGTAGGGCCCAGCTACGGTCCTGGGGAGGGGGCTCCGGAGCAAGAGAAAGCCAGGGGCAGTTACAGCAGCGGCTTCCGGGATAGCGTGCCAATCCAGGGGATCACGTTGGAGGAAG TGAGTGAGATCATTGGCCGAGACCTGAGTGGGTTCCCAGCACCTCCAGAGGAACCTCCTGCCTGA
- the NFATC4 gene encoding nuclear factor of activated T-cells, cytoplasmic 4 isoform X2, which yields MGAASCEDEDLEFKLVFGEEKEAPPLGAGGSGEELDSEDAPPCCRLTLGEPPSYGATPIGIPRPPPPRPGMHSPPPRPAPPSPGTWESQPARSVRLGGAGAGAGGAGGGRVLECPSIRITSISPTPDPPAALDDHPDVWADGSPREYPAPEGFGGYREAGGPGAGPFFSPSPGSSSLSSWSFFSDASDEAALYAACDEVESELNEAASRFGLGSPLPSPRASPRPWTPDDPWSLYGPSPGGRGPEDSWLLLSAPGPSPASPRPASPCGKRRYSSSGTPSSASPALSRRGSLGEEGPEPPPPPPLPLARDPGSPGPFDYVGAPPAESIPQKTRRTSSEQAVALPRPDEPAPCNGKLPAGPPEEAAAPPGGPRKEVAAMDYLAVPSPLAWSKARIGGHSPIFRTSALPPLDWPLPSQYEQLELRIEVQPRAHHRAHYETEGSRGAVKAAPGGHPVVKLLGYSEKPLTLQMFIGTADERNLRPHAFYQVHRITGKMVATASYEAVVSGTKVLEMTLLPENNMAANIDCAGILKLRNSDIELRKGETDIGRKNTRVRLVFRVHVPQGSGKVISVQTASVPIECSQRSAQELPQVEAYSPSACSVRGGEELVLTGSNFLPDSKVVFIERGPDGKLQWEEEATVNRVQSNEVTLTLTVPEYSNKRVSRPVQVYFYVSNGRRKRSPTQSFKFLPVIFKEEPLPDSSSLRGFPSAPRPPFGTDMDFSPPRPPYPTYPPEDPAYETPYMSEGFSYGTPPLYSQTGPPPSYRPGLRMFPETGGTTVSEIIGRDLSGFPAPPEEPPA from the exons ATGGGGGCCGCGAGCTGCGAGGATGAGGACCTGGAGTTTAAACTGGTGTtcggggaggagaaggaggcccCCCCGCTGGGCGCGGGGGGCTCTGGGGAAG AACTGGACTCGGAGGACGCCCCGCCATGCTGCCGCCTGACCCTGGGGGAGCCCCCGTCCTACGGTGCCACCCCCATCGGCATCCCCCGGCCGCCGCCGCCAAGGCCGGGCATGCACTCGCCGCCGCCCCGGCCCGCGCCGCCGTCCCCGGGCACCTGGGAGAGCCAGCCGGCGCGCTCCGTGAGGCTggggggcgcgggcgcgggcgcggggggCGCCGGGGGCGGCCGCGTGCTCGAGTGCCCCAGCATCCGCATCACGTCCATCTCCCCCACTCCCGACCCTCCTGCCGCGCTCGACGACCACCCCGACGTCTGGGCCGACGGCTCTCCCCGGGAGTACCCCGCACCCGAGGGCTTCGGGGGCTACCGAGAGGCCGGCGGCCCGGGCGCGGGCCCCTTCTTCAGCCCGAGCCCCGGCAGCAGCAGCCTGTCCTCCTGGAGCTTCTTCTCCGACGCCTCGGACGAGgcggccttgtatgcagcctgcGACGAGGTGGAGTCGGAGCTCAACGAGGCCGCCTCCCGCTTCGGCCTAGGCTCCCCGCTGCCCTCGCCCCGGGCGTCCCCGAGGCCCTGGACCCCCGACGACCCCTGGAGCCTGTATGGCCCCAGTCCCGGGGGTCGGGGACCTGAGGACAGCTGGCTGCTCCTCAGCGCCCCCGGGCCCAGCCCGGCCTCCCCGCGGCCGGCCTCGCCTTGCGGCAAGCGGCGCTACTCCAGCTCGGGGACCCCGTCGTCCGCCTCCCCGGCTCTGTCCCGGCGGGGCAGCCTGGGGGAGGAAGGTCCTGAGCCCCCTCCACCCCCGCCGTTGCCCCTGGCCCGGGATCCCGGCTCTCCCGGCCCCTTTGACTATGTGGGGGCGCCCCCCGCCGAGAGCATCCCCCAGAAGACCCGGAGGACTTCTAGCGAGCAGGCAGTGGCTCTGCCTCGGCCCGACGAGCCTGCCCCGTGCAATGGGAAGCTGCCTGCAGGGCCGCCCGAGGAGGCCGCTGCTCCTCCGGGGGGCCCTCGGAAGGAGGTGGCAGCCATGGACTACTTGGCTGTGCCCTCCCCACTCGCTTGGTCCAAAGCCCGGATTGGGGGACACAGCCCCATCTTCAG GACCTCTGCGCTTCCCCCACTCGACTGGCCGCTGCCCAGCCAGTATGAGCAGCTGGAGCTGAGGATCGAGGTGCAGCCCAGAGCCCACCACCGGGCCCACTATGAAACAGAGGGCAGCAGGGGAGCTGTCAAGGCTGCCCCTGGTGGTCACCCTGTGGTCAAG CTCCTGGGCTACAGCGAGAAGCCCCTGACCCTGCAGATGTTCATTGGCACAGCTGATGAGAGGAACCTGAGACCTCATGCCTTCTACCAGGTACACCGGATCACTGGCAAGATGGTGGCCACGGCCAGCTACGAGGCTGTGGTCAGTGGCACTAAGGTGCTAGAGATGACGCTGCTTCCTGAGAACAACATGGCAGCCAA CATCGACTGTGCTGGAATTCTGAAGCTTAGGAATTCAGACATTGAGCTGCGCAAGGGTGAGACAGACATCGGGCGCAAGAACACGAGAGTACGGCTGGTGTTCCGGGTGCATGTGCCACAGGGCAGCGGGAAGGTCATCTCCGTGCAGACTGCATCGGTGCCCATCGAGTGCT CCCAGCGTTCTGCCCAGGAGCTGCCACAGGTAGAGGCCTACAGCCCTAGCGCCTGCTCCGTGCGAGGAGGGGAGGAGCTCGTGCTGACTGGATCCAACTTCCTACCAGACTCCAAGGTGGTGTTCATCGAGAGAGGCCCTG ATGGAAAGCTACAGTGGGAAGAGGAGGCTACGGTGAATAGGGTGCAAAGCAATGAG GTGACGCTGACCCTGACTGTCCCTGAGTACAGCAACAAGCGGGTATCCCGGCCAGTCCAAGTTTACTTTTACGTCTCCAATGGACGGAGGAAGCGCAGCCCGACCCAGAGCTTCAAGTTTCTTCCTG TGATCTTCAAAGAGGAGCCTCTGCCCGATTCATCATCTCTCCGGGGCTTCCCTTCAGCACCACGTCCCCCCTTTGGCACTGACATGGACTTCTCACCTCCCAGACCTCCCTACCCCACTTATCCTCCTGAAGACCCTGCTTATGAAACTCCTTACATGTCAGAGGGCTTCAGCTATGGCACACCCCCTTTGTACTCCCAGACAGGGCCCCCACCATCCTACAGACCTGGCCTGCGGATGTTCCCTGAGACTGGGGGTACTACAG TGAGTGAGATCATTGGCCGAGACCTGAGTGGGTTCCCAGCACCTCCAGAGGAACCTCCTGCCTGA